ACAAGCCGCAGGGCCGCGGCCGGCTGCGCTTCGCCAACGGCAACCAGTACGAGGGCGAGGTCGCCGACGGCCGGCCGCATGGCAAGGGCCGGCTGCTGTTCAGCGACGGCGGCAGCTACGAGGGTCAGTTCGAACAGGGCCACAGCCAGGGTCAGGGCAGTTATGCCTGGAGCTCGGGCGACCGCTATGTCGGCGCCTGGACGGCCGGCCGCAAGCATGGCCGCGGCCTGTTCATCTGGGCCAATGGCGATCGCTGGGAGGGCGAGTTCCGCGACGACGCCCCGACCGAGGACGGCACGCTGACGCGCAAGCCGTCCTGAGGGCGGCCGCTCAGACGCTCAGGGCATAGACCTGGGCCTCGCGCCGCTCCTGCTCGTTGTGACCGGCCAGCGCGCGGTCCCAGCGCGAGGCGGTGGCGCCGTCCCGCTCCGGCGTCAGGCCGGCCAGCATCACCGGCACCTCCTCGGTGCTGGCATCGAAATCCATCAGGTGGCGCAGCTGCGCATCGAACAGGCGGGCGGTCATGGCGCCCGCGGCATCGATCAGCACCAGATACCGGGCGGGTGGGCTGAGCATGGCAGTCTCCCAGGGATGGCGGCAGACGGTTTCAGCATAGCACCGCGGGTTTGGGCATGATGCCGGGGCATGAACACCGATCCCGCCATCGAGCTCGCGCCGCCCGACATCGGTCCCTACCGTCACAGCGCCAGCGGCGTCGACCATGTGCATGTGTTCGACTCCGGCCGCGCCGGGCCGACCGTGATGGTGCAGGCCCTGACCCATGGCAACGAGCTGTGCGGCGCGATCGCGCTGGACTGGCTGCTGCGCCAGGGGCCGATCCAGCCGCTGCAGGGGCGGCTGATCCTGAGCTTCGCCAATGTCGCGGCCTACCAGCGCTTCGATCCCGCCGACCCGAACGCCTCGCGCTGCGTCGACGAGGACCTGAACCGGGTCTGGTCCGATGAGCAGCTGCTGGGTTCGCGCGATTCGCTGGAGCTGCGCCGCGCCCGCGCGCTGCGGCCCTTCGTCGACGCGGCCGATTTCCTGTTCGACATCCATTCGATGCAGGACGCCTGCCGGCCGCTGATGGTCTGCGGCCTGCTCGACAAGGGCGCGGCCTTCGCGCGCCGGCTGGGCATGCCGGGCGACCTGCTGATCGACACCGGCCATCCCTCCGGCCTGCGCATGCGCGACCGCGGCGGTTTCGGCGACCCGGCCAGCCCGAAGCAGGCGCTGCTGATCGAATGCGGCCAGCATTGGGAGGCGGCCGCGGCCGAGGTGGCGATCGACGGCCTGCTGCGCTTTCTGCGCCTGACCGGCGTGGTCGACGCCGGCTGGGCCGCGACGCGGCTGCGCCTGCCGCTGCCGCAGCGCCAGCGCCTGATCCGGGTCGACGAGGCCGTCACCGCGCGCAGCGCCGACTTCCGCTTCCTGTTCCCGGTGCGCGGGCTGGACGTGATCCCCGCGGCCGGCACCGCCTTCGCGCGCGACGGCGCGACCCTGTTCCACACCCGGCACGACGACACCGTGCTGGTGATGCCCTCGCTCAAGCATGGGCGGCCGGGCAACACCATGGTGCGCCTCGGCCGCTTCGAGGACTGAGAACGATCAGCGCGCCTTCAGCAGCTCCGGCACCTTCAGCAGGATGAACTCGTTGTCGTCCTGCACGCCCAGCTGGCGGCCGCTGGAATAGGGCAGGTTGTTGTCGTTGGCGACCACGATGTGCTCGGCATCGACGATGTCGACGTTCTCGATCGTCACGAAGGGGAAGCCGAAGCGGCCGTTCTTCGCGCCGCGCCTGGCCACGCCCTGCGGGTCGGCGATGTCCAGCAGGTCGACATAGCCGATCTTCTTGACCAGGCCATCGGCATCGGCCGCAGCCAGGCTGATCTTGTAGACGCGCTTGAAGCGCGCCGGCACGTTCTGGCAGTCGGGGCGCGCCGGGCCGTTGCAGGCGTCCTCGGCCGCGCCCTCGCCGTTGTCGCGCTCGACGATCAGGCCGGTCTCGGCATCGATCATGTTGAAGTCGCCGATGTTGTTGCCCTTCAGCTCCAGCGGGTACTTCCAGCTGCGGCCGGTCCAGGCGCCCTTGGCCACGTCGAACTCCAGCACGCGCAGATACTCGCGGCCGTCGGCCAGGGCCTCCCATTTCTTCTCGCCGTCGAGCCAGAGCGGGCCCTCCAGCAGCGGGTAGAGGAAGCGGCCGTCCGGGCTGGCGGCCATGCCCTCGTAGCCGCGCGAGCGGCGCACCGGCGTCGCGAAGGCGCCGGGCACGGCCGGCGTCGTCACCGCGAAATGGTCGGGCGAGCGCAGGGTCTTGCCGTCCAGCTGGGTCTCATGCAGTGCCAGCACCTTGCCCTTGCGGTCGGTGCGGATCAGGTAGGGGCCGAGCTCGTCGCCGAACCAGATCTCGTTGCCGATGATCTGCATCGACTCGATGTCCAGGTCGGCGCCGGTCAGGTAGCGCTTGGCCGTGCCCTCGTTGACGACCGGGAAGGGGATCTTGCGGTCCGGGTCATGCAGGAAGACGGTCTGCAGGCGCTTGACCTGGCCGGCCTTCCAGTCGGGCCTGACCTGGTGGAACATCAGCATCGCGTCGGCGCTGTTGTTCCTGGCGCCGAAGCCGTTGTCGGTCAGCACCCAGAACGTGCCGTCCCGCATCGCCTTGATGCCGGAGAAGCCCTGCACCGGCTGGCCCTTGAAGGGCAGCTTGACGCCGGTCTCGCGCGGCGCCGCCTTGTCCGACAGGAAGGAGGTGCCCATGATCGATTCCAGCTGCTCGACGCGGCGGCCGTCCGGCGCGGTGTACTTGCCGCTGGTCTGCAGCGAGGCCGGCGCATCCTTGGGCGCGGCGACGAAGCTGCGCGCCGGCAGCCAGGCATGGCCGGCCAGTTCGGCCGGGAAGGCCTGCTGGGCCTGGGCGGACAGCGCGCCGCACAGGGCGGCGCTCAGCAGAAGCAGCTGGGGGGCGAGGGAGCGGGACATCGGCGCGGTTCTCCAGGGAGAGGAGGTGATGAAACCGCGCAGCGTATGAAGAAGGCGTGACAGGGGCATGACGCCCCCGGCTCATGCCTAGGTCACCCCCGGTCGAACTTGAACACCGCCATGCTCGACAGCAGGTTCGGGCAGCGCCGCACCGCGCGGCCGTCCTGGATGCCGAAGCTGTCCAGCACGCGCAGCTGGTTCTTGCGCGCCAGGATCTCGAAGTCGGCATAGGTGCCGACGCGGATGTTCGGCGTGTCGTACCACTCGTAGGGCAGCACGCGCGTCACCGGCATGCGGCCCAGGAGCACCTGCAGCCGGTTCGGCCAATGCGCGAAATTCGGGAAGCTGACGATGCCGATGCGGCCGACCCGCGCGGTCTCGCGCAGCATCGCCTCGGTATTGCGCAGATGCTGCAGGGTCTCCAGCTGCAACACCACGTCGAAGCTCTGGTCCTCGAAGATTGCCAGCCCCTCCTCCAGGTTCAGCTGGATCGCGTTGACGCCGCGCTCCACGCAGGCGAGCAGGTTCGCATCGTCCAGCTCCACGCCGTAGCCGGTGCAGCCCTTGTGCTTCTGCAGATAGGCCAGCAGCTCGCCGGTGCCGCAGCCCAGGTCCAGCACGCGCGAGCCGGCCGGCACCAGGGCCGCGATCTGCTCCATCACCCCGGTGGCGCTCATGCGAACTCTCC
This genomic stretch from Roseateles sp. DAIF2 harbors:
- the metW gene encoding methionine biosynthesis protein MetW, which gives rise to MSATGVMEQIAALVPAGSRVLDLGCGTGELLAYLQKHKGCTGYGVELDDANLLACVERGVNAIQLNLEEGLAIFEDQSFDVVLQLETLQHLRNTEAMLRETARVGRIGIVSFPNFAHWPNRLQVLLGRMPVTRVLPYEWYDTPNIRVGTYADFEILARKNQLRVLDSFGIQDGRAVRRCPNLLSSMAVFKFDRG
- a CDS encoding esterase-like activity of phytase family protein gives rise to the protein MSRSLAPQLLLLSAALCGALSAQAQQAFPAELAGHAWLPARSFVAAPKDAPASLQTSGKYTAPDGRRVEQLESIMGTSFLSDKAAPRETGVKLPFKGQPVQGFSGIKAMRDGTFWVLTDNGFGARNNSADAMLMFHQVRPDWKAGQVKRLQTVFLHDPDRKIPFPVVNEGTAKRYLTGADLDIESMQIIGNEIWFGDELGPYLIRTDRKGKVLALHETQLDGKTLRSPDHFAVTTPAVPGAFATPVRRSRGYEGMAASPDGRFLYPLLEGPLWLDGEKKWEALADGREYLRVLEFDVAKGAWTGRSWKYPLELKGNNIGDFNMIDAETGLIVERDNGEGAAEDACNGPARPDCQNVPARFKRVYKISLAAADADGLVKKIGYVDLLDIADPQGVARRGAKNGRFGFPFVTIENVDIVDAEHIVVANDNNLPYSSGRQLGVQDDNEFILLKVPELLKAR
- a CDS encoding succinylglutamate desuccinylase/aspartoacylase family protein, which produces MNTDPAIELAPPDIGPYRHSASGVDHVHVFDSGRAGPTVMVQALTHGNELCGAIALDWLLRQGPIQPLQGRLILSFANVAAYQRFDPADPNASRCVDEDLNRVWSDEQLLGSRDSLELRRARALRPFVDAADFLFDIHSMQDACRPLMVCGLLDKGAAFARRLGMPGDLLIDTGHPSGLRMRDRGGFGDPASPKQALLIECGQHWEAAAAEVAIDGLLRFLRLTGVVDAGWAATRLRLPLPQRQRLIRVDEAVTARSADFRFLFPVRGLDVIPAAGTAFARDGATLFHTRHDDTVLVMPSLKHGRPGNTMVRLGRFED